One part of the Gadus macrocephalus chromosome 8, ASM3116895v1 genome encodes these proteins:
- the LOC132463375 gene encoding BTB/POZ domain-containing protein 2-like, whose product MAAGDNSGRPPCLNFSGQGSVGNGQPSNSLFTMPTSNSGSIGQNGGAQGSTRRPNPQVGPGEGESNGLAAGAQPNAHNSIQQQAQGAAAGTAGGAMATLASNMTSAASNAPASAAPSTHPSLSATPASVLVYREPVYNWQATKSTVKERFAFLFNNEVLSDVHFLVGKGMGVQRIPAHRFVLAVGSAVFDAMFNGGMATTSTEIELPDVEPAAFLALLKFLYSDEVQIGPETVMTTLYTAKKYAVPALEAHCVEFLKKNLRADNAFMLLTQARLFDEPQLASLCLESIDKNTGDALAAEGFTDIDLDTLVAVLERDTLGVREVRLFGAAVRWAEAETHRQQLQPTPENKRRVLGKALTLIRFPLMTIEEFAAGKNEIKGPAQSSILTDREVVSLFLHFTVNPKPRVEFIDRPRCCLRGKECSITRFGQVESRWGYSGTSDRIRFSVNRRIFVVGFGLYGSIHGPTDYQVNIQIIHTDSNTVLGQNDTGFSCDGSANTFRVMFKEPVEILPNVNYTACATLKGPDSHYGTKGMRKVTHESSSTGAKTCFTFCYAAGNNNGTSVEDGQIPEVIFYT is encoded by the exons atggctgccggaGACAACAGTGGCAGACCTCCATGTCTCAATTTTTCTGGTCAAGGCTCTGTCGGGAATGGGCAGCCCAGCAACAGCCTATTTACAATGCCTACTTCTAACAGTGGATCGATCGGTCAGAACGGCGGAGCCCAAGGGTCGACGCGGCGCCCAAACCCCCAGGTCGGGCCTGGTGAGGGCGAAAGCAACGGCCTTGCAGCTGGAGCCCAACCGAATGCGCATAACTCAATTCAACAGCAAGCTCAAGGTGCAGCGGCAGGGACAGCCGGGGGGGCAATGGCCACTTTGGCATCAAATATGACTTCTGCAGCGTCAAACGCGCCCGCATCCGCAGCGCCGTCCACTCACCCGTCGCTGTCGGCCACCCCGGCGTCTGTGTTGGTGTACCGGGAGCCCGTGTATAACTGGCAGGCAACAAAAAGCACTGTGAAGGAGAGGTTTGCATTCCTCTTTAATAACGAGGTGCTCAGTGACGTCCATTTTTTGGTCGGTAAAGGCATGGGGGTTCAGAGGATACCTGCTCACAG GTTCGTTCTAGCAGTCGGGAGTGCAGTGTTTGATGCCATGTTTAACGGTGGGATGGCCACCACCTCAACGGAAATCGAACTCCCCGACGTGGAGCCGGCTGCCTTCCTCGCCCTGCTTAA GTTTTTGTATTCTGATGAGGTCCAGATAGGGCCTGAGACAGTGATGACCACGTTGTATACGGCCAAGAAGTACGCTGTTCCTGCCCTGGAGGCACACTGCGTGGAATTCCTCAAGAAGAACCTGAGAGCTGACAATGCCTTCATGTTGCTCACGCAG GCCCGTTTGTTTGATGAGCCACAGCTGGCGAGCCTCTGTCTGGAGAGCATCGACAAAAACACCGGGGACGCCCTGGCGGCAGAGGGCTTCACCGACATAGACCTGG ACACGCTGGTGGCGGTGTTGGAGAGGGACACcctgggggtgagggaggtgcGTCTGTTCGGGGCGGCGGTGCGCTGGGCGGAGGCTGAGACGCaccggcagcagctgcagcccacCCCCGAGAACAAGCGGCGCGTCCTGGGCAAGGCCCTCACGCTGATCCGCTTCCCCCTCATGACCATCGAGGAGTTTGCGGCCggtaaaaacgaaataaaaG GTCCGGCCCAGTCCAGCATCCTGACGGACAGGGAGGTGGTGAGTCTGTTCCTCCACTTCACCGTCAACCCCAAGCCCCGCGTGGAGTTCATCGACCGCCCGCGCTGCTGCCTGCGAGGCAAGGAGTGCAGCATCACGCGCTTCGGTCAGGTGGAGAGCCGCTGGGGCTACAGTGGGACCAGCGACCGCATACG ATTTTCAGTAAATAGAAGGATATTTGTGGTGGGCTTCGGCCTCTACGGCTCTATACATGGACCCACGGACTACCAAGTTAACATCCAG ATCATCCACACAGACAGCAACACGGTGCTGGGACAGAACGACACGGGGTTCAGCTGCGACGGCTCGGCCAACACCTTCAGAGTCATGTTCAAGGAGCCCGTTGAGATACTGCCCAACGTCAACTACACCGCCTGCGCCACGCTCAAG gGGCCGGACTCTCACTACGGCACCAAGGGCATGCGGAAGGTCACCCACGAGTCGTCGTCCACCGGGGCCAAGACCTGCTTCACCTTCTGCTACGCGGCGGGCAACAACAACGGCACCTCGGTGGAGGACGGCCAGATCCCCGAGGTCATCTTCTACACGTAG